From the bacterium genome, the window CCTGAAAATGCCTGGCCTGGACGGGATCGACGTTTTGCGCAAACTGTCGGAGATGACGCCGAAACTGCCGGTCATCATTATCACCGCCTACGCCACGGTCGACAGCGCGGTGACCGCGATAAAGGAAGGCGCCGTCGACTACGTCGTGAAGCCCTTCAACCCGGGCGAGATCAGCCTGCTGATCGCCAAGGTGCTGGAACACCAGCGGGTGGTGAAGGAGAACGTCATGCTGCGCAAGGAGCTGACGCGGCGGTTCCGGTTCCAGGATCTCATCGGCAAGAGCGACAAGATGCTCAAGGTCTTCGAGATCGTTACGACGGTTGCACCGTCAAAATCAACCGTCCTGATCCGCGGGGAAAGCGGTACCGGCAAGGAACTGATCGCCCGCGCGATCCACGAGCTAAGCCCGCGACGCGCCAGCCCGTTCATCGCGGCGGCCTGCGGAGCCATGGCCGAGTCCCTGCTCGAAGCTGAACTCTTCGGGTACGAGAAAGGCGCGTTCACGGGTTCGATCGCCCAACACAAAGGTCGCATCGAGCAGGCGAATAACGGCACGCTTTTTCTGGATGAGATCGGCGATATCAGCTTGAAAACGCAGGTCGACCTGCTTCGGGTCCTGCAAGAGCGCGAATTCACCCGGCTGGGCGGAAGCGCCTCGATAAAGGCCGACGTGCGCGTCATTGCCGCGACCAATAAGAACCTGGAACAGATGATCGCGAAAGGGGAATTCAGGGACGACCTGTATTACCGCCTGAACGTGATCACGATCGAACTGCCGCCCTTGCGCGACCGGCGAGAGGACATACCGCTGCTCCTCGACTATTTTCTGGAGAAGATCAAACTGGAGACCGGTAAACCGATGGACAAGATATCCGAAGAAGCCAAGAAGATCCTGATTGAGTACCACTGGCCCGGCAACGTGCGCCAGTTGCAAAATGCCCTGGAACATGCGGCGGTCGTGGCCAAAGGAGCGGTGATCGAATCCGCGCACCTGCCAGCGTTCCTGCAGCAGAAGGCGGCGGACGGAGCGGCCGCCAACCAGAGCCTGCAGGATGTCGAAAAAGAACATATCATCAACGTGCTGAACGCCCATAATTGGAATGTTAAAAAAGCGGCTGAAGTGCTGGGCATAAATAACATTACATTATACAGAAAGATAA encodes:
- a CDS encoding sigma-54 dependent transcriptional regulator, with product NMAPYKILIVDDEEIMRSSLTDWLKEDGYHVQAVDNGYKALDAVKQEEWDLALVDLKMPGLDGIDVLRKLSEMTPKLPVIIITAYATVDSAVTAIKEGAVDYVVKPFNPGEISLLIAKVLEHQRVVKENVMLRKELTRRFRFQDLIGKSDKMLKVFEIVTTVAPSKSTVLIRGESGTGKELIARAIHELSPRRASPFIAAACGAMAESLLEAELFGYEKGAFTGSIAQHKGRIEQANNGTLFLDEIGDISLKTQVDLLRVLQEREFTRLGGSASIKADVRVIAATNKNLEQMIAKGEFRDDLYYRLNVITIELPPLRDRREDIPLLLDYFLEKIKLETGKPMDKISEEAKKILIEYHWPGNVRQLQNALEHAAVVAKGAVIESAHLPAFLQQKAADGAAANQSLQDVEKEHIINVLNAHNWNVKKAAEVLGINNITLYRKIKQYELKRP